AATACCCACCGCCACCAATAGGAGTTTGACGCCCTAATATTCTATGGGTTGGAATAGGAATTTCAATAATGCCTTCCTTGCGCTTATAAGCAAATCTTGGCCAGTCTGGTGTTCCGTATAAATCATGCTTCACAGGGTAAGTACTAGAACTATATTTAAAACCTAAATCAGCTAATACTTGAAAAGCCCATTCATTGTCATAGCCAATTGAAAAACTAGGCGCTCGATAACCGGTTAATTGTTCACCAATTAAATCCTCTAAATGATCTTTAGAACGTTTTACATCTTGAAAAAACACTTCTGGAGTTTGTTCTGTTGCTCTTCTGTGGGCATATCCATGACTGGCAATTTCATGGCCTTGAGCATGGATTTCTTTAATTAACTCAGGGTAGCGTTCTGCCACCCAACCCAAAACAAAAAATGTAGATTTGACATCATATTGACTGAATAAATCTAATAAGCGTCGGGTATTAGCATCAACCCTAGGTTTAAATTCATGCCATTTATCTGGTGATATAACGGATTCAAAAGCAGACACATGAAAAAAATCTTCAACGTCGACTGTCATTGCGTTAAGCGCGCTAGTATCCAACAATTATCTCCCTTTACCGAACAACACAACTTCAACAGTTCTTATTAAAATAAGAATATCTAACATCAAACTTTGATGTTTAACGTAATACAAATCAAATTTAAGCTTTTCCATAGAGTCTTCAACACTGGCACCATATGGATAGTTGAGTTGAGCCCAGCCAGCTAAACCTGGCTTAACATTATGTCTTTGGTTGTAATACGGTATTTCTCTTATCAGTTGTTCAACAAATTGAGGGCGTTCTGGACGAGGACCAATAAACGACATTTCCCCTTTAAATACATTCAATAATTGAGGAAGTTCGTCAACACGATATTTACGAATAAAATGGCCGACCCGAGTTACACGGGAGTCGTTTGTCGTTGCCCATTTAGCGCCATCTTTCTCAGCATCTAATTTCATACTGCGGAATTTGATTATTTTGAACAATTTACCGTTCAAACCTACACGCTCTTGTTTATAAAACACCGAGGCGCCTTTAACTCTAACATCTTCAAAAAATATAATAGCCGCGGTAATTAACATCACTGGCCACATTATCAATAAAACTAAAGTGGCTAGGCAGCAGTTTATTGTGTAATCAAGGGCATCTCTAAGATAATTTTGTGAGCTAAAACCATTCGAATAAATGACCCAGCTTGGATACATTAGATTGACTACTATTTGTCCCGTTTCGCGCTCCATAAAATCAAGTAAATCCGTTACTTCAACACCGCGCAAACGACAATCAAATAATATCTCCACCGGTAAAGTGCCACGCCTTTGATCGCAAGCAATAACCACTTCATCAATATCATTATCTGTGATGAAATTTCTAAAGTTTTCATCAATTTTTACATGAATTAATTTTTCGTTTTGAATACCTTCTTCTCGATTATCGCCAGGAATGGGTACAAAACCTAATAGTTCAAACCCAAAACGATCCACTTCTCGACGCATTCTTTTTTCAATAATAGATGCACGTTCTCCAGCACCAATCACAATAATTTTGGATTGGCCTAAACCTAAAATACCCAAGCGGTTGACAAAATACCTGAAAATAGTCAGAGCTAAAATAGTCAAGGCCGCATAAACGGGCAAATAATATTGGCTAGTGTTGGGATTCGTTAAAAAGGTATTGGTCGCTACTTCTACAACAAAATAACTGATTGCCACACTGACAAAAATTCTGCGGATGATGCCCCTAAACGTTTCTCTTAATTTCGATTCATACAAGCCAACCGACAAAGCAGAAACTATCACAGCACCAGTAAAAATAGCGATTTCAGATATCAATTCTGCAAAGGGTATTGCTACAAAGGAAGCTCCTAATAAATATTTAACCAAAACTGAGGATATATAGCCTACATAACCAACAATTAGAGCTTCAAGAAGCATTAAAATATTTGAACGCCTAATTTCTTTTTTACTACCAAAGCTCATTCATCTCTCCAGCAAATAAACATATTAAGTAACCCATAATAAAATTTATTCATATAACCTATTCATTTTTTTCAATTTAATAATCATATTGTTGTTGTGCAGCAACTCTAAAACTTGTTACATTGAGCGCCTGTGAATTGAAACATATGGGACTGTAATTTACATGAAGACTAACAAAATAGCATTGTCAAATTTGATATTTTTTATATTTTTATCAATTGTTGGCTGTTCAAGTAACTCAGGGAAATTACCAACTGCAACAACTTATATTTCAGATACAACTTCGGTAAATAATTATGATTACCTTATAGGACCTGGGGATAGCTTATCTATTTTTGTTTGGCGTAATCCTGATATATCAGGTTCATTTATTGTCAGACCTGATGGAAAAGTGACGACCTCATTAGTTGAAGATATAGAAGTGTCAGGTAAAACTCCGACAAACTTAGCACGAGAAATAGAAGAAGAGTTAGGGAAATTTATTAATAACCCTAGAGTTACAGTCAGTGTGGGGGGGTTTAGAGGACCTCTTAGTGAACAAGTAAGAGTAATTGGTGAAGCAACCAATCCTAGTGCAATTAATTACACGGAAAAAATGACATTACTTGATTTAATGATCCAAGTCGGAGGTTTAACTGAATTTGCTGCTGGCAACAACGCCAAATTGGTTAGAATGGTCGATGGCAAACAAAAAACCTTTGAACTACAAATTGATGATTTAATTAAAGACGGTGATATAGAAGAAAATGTTGATATGTTACCTGGTGATATCATAATCATACCTGAAGCATGGTTTTAATAGTTAGAAAGAACGGATACTCAAATAATGCAGGATCTTCAAAAAACCCTTGAGATTTTAATAGGTTATATTAAAAGTGTATGGGTCAAAAAACGTTACATAATGATTTGCAGCTGGTTAATCTGTCCTGTGGGATTCGTTTACGTAGCATCTATGCCTGACGTCTACCAATCTTCAGCTAAAGTTTACGTAGATACTCGTTCGGTATTACAACCCTTGTTAAGAGGGCTCGCATTACAAACAGATCCAAGACAAGAAATTGCCATGATGGTAAAAACATTATTAAGCCGCCCTAATATAGAGATTATTGCTCGAGAGTCAGACCTAGATATTACCGCAACAACCCCTGAAGCTTACGAAAGTTTGATTAATAGTTTATCTAGGAATATTAATTTAAGGTCTGCTGGTAGAGACAATTTATATACCATATCTTACAGCCATAAAAATCCAGAAATGGCCAGAACTGTAGTGCAAGAAACACTAGATCTGTTTGTTGAGGGCACAAAAGGCAATAGTAGAAAAGACTCAGATTCTGCAAATCAATTTATTGATGAGCAAATAGGTGAATACGAGAGCAGATTATCTGCAGCTGAACAACGTGTTTCTAATTTTAAACGAAAATATGCAGATTTATTACCTAACCAAGGTACTTTTTATCAAAATTATTCTCAACTGGAATCACAGCTAGAGCAAATACGTTTAACTATAAAAGAAACCGAGCAACAAATATCAACCTTAACAGAACAAATTAGTTCTCAGAAAAGTAATGTTGATGGTTTTGCTGTTCGTCCATCTAATTCTCAATCCCCTTTGACAACACGCTATGACGACCGCATTACAAAACTAGAAGGCAATCTAGATGATTTAATGCTTAAGTATACTGAATTACACCCTGATGTAATTGAAGCAGTGAACCTTTTAGATTCTTTAAAGAAGGCGAGAGATAATGAA
The sequence above is a segment of the Paraglaciecola sp. L3A3 genome. Coding sequences within it:
- a CDS encoding XrtA system polysaccharide deacetylase, which gives rise to MDTSALNAMTVDVEDFFHVSAFESVISPDKWHEFKPRVDANTRRLLDLFSQYDVKSTFFVLGWVAERYPELIKEIHAQGHEIASHGYAHRRATEQTPEVFFQDVKRSKDHLEDLIGEQLTGYRAPSFSIGYDNEWAFQVLADLGFKYSSSTYPVKHDLYGTPDWPRFAYKRKEGIIEIPIPTHRILGRQTPIGGGGYFRLYPYSLTKFLVNSYHKKEQQPYSFYFHPWEIDQDQPRMTGASAKSKFRHYVNLSKTYGKLEKLLQDFSWGTMRDVYNISAD
- a CDS encoding XrtA/PEP-CTERM system exopolysaccharide export protein — its product is MKTNKIALSNLIFFIFLSIVGCSSNSGKLPTATTYISDTTSVNNYDYLIGPGDSLSIFVWRNPDISGSFIVRPDGKVTTSLVEDIEVSGKTPTNLAREIEEELGKFINNPRVTVSVGGFRGPLSEQVRVIGEATNPSAINYTEKMTLLDLMIQVGGLTEFAAGNNAKLVRMVDGKQKTFELQIDDLIKDGDIEENVDMLPGDIIIIPEAWF
- a CDS encoding XrtA system polysaccharide chain length determinant, coding for MQDLQKTLEILIGYIKSVWVKKRYIMICSWLICPVGFVYVASMPDVYQSSAKVYVDTRSVLQPLLRGLALQTDPRQEIAMMVKTLLSRPNIEIIARESDLDITATTPEAYESLINSLSRNINLRSAGRDNLYTISYSHKNPEMARTVVQETLDLFVEGTKGNSRKDSDSANQFIDEQIGEYESRLSAAEQRVSNFKRKYADLLPNQGTFYQNYSQLESQLEQIRLTIKETEQQISTLTEQISSQKSNVDGFAVRPSNSQSPLTTRYDDRITKLEGNLDDLMLKYTELHPDVIEAVNLLDSLKKARDNEIEEYYASGEDANGNEQIGSIASELKLEVSRLESQISSLKVRESNYSNKIDTLKQKIDLVPQVEAERTALNRDYEITKRKYEELLTRKEQSDLAQKADVSNENVQFKVIEPPISPRNASGPNRLLNYTIVLALGFAAGIGIAFLISQLNPILIRASQLTLMTGYPVLGSVSHLNKIEIKKISRRHLFIFIVSSSLIIGLYAALAAAEIMNINVYARIFS
- a CDS encoding TIGR03013 family XrtA/PEP-CTERM system glycosyltransferase, with protein sequence MSFGSKKEIRRSNILMLLEALIVGYVGYISSVLVKYLLGASFVAIPFAELISEIAIFTGAVIVSALSVGLYESKLRETFRGIIRRIFVSVAISYFVVEVATNTFLTNPNTSQYYLPVYAALTILALTIFRYFVNRLGILGLGQSKIIVIGAGERASIIEKRMRREVDRFGFELLGFVPIPGDNREEGIQNEKLIHVKIDENFRNFITDNDIDEVVIACDQRRGTLPVEILFDCRLRGVEVTDLLDFMERETGQIVVNLMYPSWVIYSNGFSSQNYLRDALDYTINCCLATLVLLIMWPVMLITAAIIFFEDVRVKGASVFYKQERVGLNGKLFKIIKFRSMKLDAEKDGAKWATTNDSRVTRVGHFIRKYRVDELPQLLNVFKGEMSFIGPRPERPQFVEQLIREIPYYNQRHNVKPGLAGWAQLNYPYGASVEDSMEKLKFDLYYVKHQSLMLDILILIRTVEVVLFGKGR